A genomic region of Nostoc sp. UHCC 0702 contains the following coding sequences:
- a CDS encoding tRNA (5-methylaminomethyl-2-thiouridine)(34)-methyltransferase MnmD, with the protein MSDWNNFQPQLTADGSFTFFSQEFSELFHSHFGAKQESYFKFVAPTQLAQAAQKPVLRILDICYGLGYNTAAALQAIWAVNPNCHVELIALELNPSVPQAAIARNLFDNWNYEYTAILSQLAFEQQYQTDYLNARLLIGDARTSIGLVHQLGFQADAIFLDPFSPPQCPQLWTVEFIQQLSRCLHVDGILATYSCAAAVRTALLLAGLVIGSTPAVGRRSPGTVAAHRLDGEMGGIGAPSGVGGQWGDGELGAPTTEGEWGLGAMRRNSSMFFPSARLHPCPPAPLPPLSQEENEHLLTRAAIPYRDPQLNDPAHIIVMRRRQEQETCSLEPTSRWRKRWLSANQEKDPVLKDGV; encoded by the coding sequence ATGTCAGACTGGAATAATTTTCAACCTCAGCTAACAGCAGATGGTTCTTTCACCTTTTTTTCTCAAGAGTTTAGTGAATTATTTCACAGCCATTTTGGAGCGAAGCAGGAGAGTTATTTTAAGTTTGTTGCTCCTACGCAGTTGGCTCAAGCTGCCCAAAAACCAGTTTTACGAATATTGGATATTTGTTATGGTCTAGGATACAACACAGCAGCTGCTTTACAGGCGATTTGGGCAGTTAATCCAAATTGTCATGTGGAATTAATTGCTTTAGAACTGAATCCATCTGTACCACAAGCTGCGATCGCTCGTAACTTATTCGATAACTGGAACTACGAATACACTGCAATTTTGTCTCAGTTAGCTTTTGAGCAGCAATACCAAACAGATTATCTCAACGCAAGGTTATTAATTGGCGATGCGAGAACCTCAATTGGGCTAGTACATCAATTAGGCTTCCAAGCAGATGCAATTTTTTTAGATCCCTTCTCACCACCACAGTGCCCTCAGCTATGGACTGTTGAATTCATTCAACAACTTTCTCGGTGTTTACACGTAGATGGCATTCTGGCGACTTACTCATGTGCTGCTGCTGTACGTACAGCCCTTTTACTAGCCGGCTTAGTGATAGGTTCCACCCCAGCTGTGGGAAGGCGATCGCCTGGTACGGTTGCAGCCCATCGCTTAGATGGGGAGATGGGGGGCATTGGGGCCCCCTCTGGGGTTGGGGGGCAATGGGGCGATGGGGAACTCGGGGCCCCCACGACCGAAGGGGAGTGGGGATTAGGGGCGATGAGGAGAAATAGCAGTATGTTTTTCCCCTCTGCTCGCCTGCATCCTTGCCCCCCTGCTCCCCTACCTCCTCTCTCCCAAGAAGAAAATGAACACTTGCTAACTCGTGCTGCTATTCCTTACCGCGATCCGCAATTGAATGATCCCGCTCACATCATAGTGATGCGGCGACGACAAGAACAAGAAACTTGTTCACTTGAGCCTACCTCCCGTTGGCGAAAACGATGGTTGTCAGCCAATCAGGAAAAAGACCCCGTCCTTAAGGACGGGGTTTAA
- a CDS encoding two-component system response regulator, with protein MIQWSSKSPNSTEQNIIGSNCLNTVNSISSNHALGLQNLEGYSLGLSKEDLLLEHKQVEPSWMKPDTSSGYDSLISGTPQAKGSQVKGFDSGLPKVLVVDDHTASRMTAVALLSMEGYEVIEADCGSTAVELVTQKQPDLILLDVMMPGMDGFEVCQLLKQEEHTRLIPVIFITALNDRRSRIRGIEVGADDFLTKPFDRVELAARVKSLVRQKCLNEDLDHTEKVLFSVARAIESRDPNTGDHCERLVKLGQAFGEYLNLSRHQIRDLMWGGYLHDIGKVGIPDAVLLKRGKLTPEDWEIMKQHVVIGEKICQPLRSMRGVVPIIRHHHERWDGSGYPDGLKGDDIPYLAQVFQIIDIYDALTSERPYKRAFSCEEALQIMLEETYIGWRNPKLMQQFADFIHSYREKQ; from the coding sequence GTGATTCAATGGAGTTCCAAGAGTCCAAACTCTACTGAACAAAATATTATTGGGTCAAACTGCCTAAACACAGTCAATAGTATCAGTTCAAATCATGCCTTAGGATTACAAAACTTAGAGGGTTATTCCTTGGGCTTATCTAAAGAAGACCTTTTACTGGAACACAAACAGGTAGAGCCATCTTGGATGAAACCTGATACTAGTTCTGGTTACGATTCATTAATATCTGGAACTCCACAAGCCAAAGGCTCTCAAGTGAAAGGCTTTGATTCAGGACTGCCAAAAGTGTTAGTGGTTGATGACCATACAGCCAGTCGGATGACTGCTGTTGCTCTTTTGTCTATGGAAGGGTACGAAGTTATAGAGGCTGACTGTGGTTCTACGGCAGTAGAACTAGTTACACAAAAACAACCGGATCTGATTTTGCTGGATGTGATGATGCCGGGAATGGATGGTTTTGAGGTTTGCCAGTTACTTAAGCAGGAAGAGCATACCAGGCTAATACCAGTTATTTTTATTACAGCATTAAATGATAGGCGATCGCGAATTCGGGGAATTGAAGTAGGAGCAGATGATTTTCTCACCAAACCCTTTGACCGTGTAGAATTGGCAGCGCGTGTTAAGTCTTTAGTGCGCCAGAAGTGTTTGAACGAAGACTTAGACCACACCGAAAAAGTGCTGTTTTCCGTTGCTAGGGCAATAGAAAGTCGCGATCCCAACACAGGCGACCATTGCGAAAGGTTAGTAAAACTAGGACAAGCTTTTGGTGAATACCTCAATCTCTCACGCCACCAAATTCGAGATTTGATGTGGGGTGGTTATCTTCACGATATCGGCAAGGTGGGCATACCCGACGCCGTGCTACTCAAACGCGGCAAACTCACCCCCGAAGATTGGGAGATTATGAAACAGCATGTTGTAATTGGGGAAAAAATCTGCCAACCACTACGCAGTATGCGGGGTGTAGTTCCCATTATTCGCCATCACCACGAGCGCTGGGATGGTTCAGGCTACCCCGATGGATTGAAAGGGGATGATATTCCTTACCTAGCCCAAGTATTTCAGATAATTGATATTTATGATGCGCTGACAAGCGAACGACCTTATAAAAGAGCTTTTAGCTGTGAAGAAGCATTACAGATAATGCTCGAGGAAACATACATAGGATGGCGTAATCCCAAATTAATGCAGCAGTTTGCAGACTTTATTCACTCCTATCGGGAAAAACAGTAG
- the glmU gene encoding bifunctional UDP-N-acetylglucosamine diphosphorylase/glucosamine-1-phosphate N-acetyltransferase GlmU, whose translation MVVVAILAAGRGTRMKSHLPKVLHSLGGRSLVERVLESVEPLSPSRRIVIVGYQAQEVQATMQSIPSLEFVEQTVQLGTGHAIQQLLPHLEGYTGDLLVLNGDLPLVRAQTLKQLLQTHQENHNAATILTAHLPEPKGYGRVFCNGENIVQQIVEDKDCTAAQRQNRRINAGVYCFRWQDLAKVLPHLEANNAQKEYYLTDAVTQVGQVMAVDVEDYQEILGINDRLQLAAAYEILQQRVKEKWMVAGVTLIDPSSITIDETVELHPDVIIEPQTHLRGNTVIHRGSRIGPGTLIENSQLGENVTVLYSVVTDSIVQAKSRIGPFAHLRGQAQVGTGCRVGNFVELKNTKLGDRTNVAHLSYLGDTTTGTRVNIGAGTITANYDGVNKHPTKIGDRTATGSNSVLVAPVTLGDDVYVAAGSTVTDDVPDDSLVIARSRQVVKPGWRKKQKSEE comes from the coding sequence ATGGTAGTTGTAGCAATTCTAGCGGCAGGACGCGGCACAAGGATGAAATCACACTTACCCAAGGTGTTACATTCATTGGGTGGGCGATCGCTAGTTGAAAGAGTTCTCGAAAGTGTAGAACCGCTTTCACCTTCACGACGGATAGTTATTGTGGGATATCAGGCCCAAGAAGTCCAAGCAACCATGCAGTCAATACCCAGCTTGGAGTTTGTGGAACAGACTGTACAACTGGGTACAGGTCATGCTATCCAGCAATTACTTCCTCACCTGGAAGGATATACCGGAGATTTGCTGGTACTCAATGGTGATTTACCGTTAGTACGTGCCCAAACCCTCAAACAGTTATTGCAAACTCATCAAGAAAATCACAACGCCGCTACTATCCTCACCGCGCATTTACCTGAACCCAAAGGCTACGGGCGCGTTTTTTGTAACGGTGAAAATATTGTGCAACAAATTGTTGAAGATAAGGATTGTACTGCTGCTCAAAGACAAAATCGTCGCATTAATGCTGGGGTTTACTGCTTTCGTTGGCAGGATTTAGCAAAAGTTTTGCCCCACTTAGAAGCCAATAATGCCCAAAAAGAATATTATCTTACTGATGCTGTTACCCAAGTTGGGCAAGTGATGGCAGTTGATGTGGAAGATTACCAAGAAATTCTAGGGATTAATGACCGCTTGCAACTAGCAGCAGCATACGAAATTTTGCAGCAACGGGTTAAGGAAAAATGGATGGTAGCGGGTGTCACTCTCATAGACCCTAGCAGTATCACAATTGATGAGACTGTAGAACTGCATCCAGATGTGATTATTGAACCTCAAACTCACCTGCGAGGAAATACTGTGATTCATAGAGGGAGTCGCATCGGCCCTGGGACTTTAATTGAAAATAGTCAGTTAGGTGAAAATGTCACAGTACTGTATTCTGTGGTCACAGATAGCATTGTCCAGGCGAAAAGCAGGATTGGCCCTTTTGCCCATTTGCGCGGTCAAGCACAAGTGGGTACTGGTTGCCGCGTGGGTAATTTTGTGGAATTGAAAAATACTAAATTAGGCGATCGCACTAACGTGGCACATTTGTCATATTTGGGCGATACCACTACAGGTACTCGGGTGAATATCGGTGCAGGCACAATTACTGCCAATTATGACGGTGTGAACAAACATCCTACCAAAATCGGCGATCGCACTGCAACTGGTTCCAATAGCGTTTTAGTAGCTCCTGTAACCTTGGGCGATGATGTCTACGTGGCTGCTGGTTCGACTGTCACTGATGATGTTCCAGATGATTCTCTGGTGATTGCTCGTAGTCGTCAGGTAGTTAAACCAGGTTGGCGTAAAAAGCAAAAAAGTGAGGAGTGA
- a CDS encoding isoaspartyl peptidase/L-asparaginase — protein sequence MNLQVQPKLIIHGGAGSSLQGKGGLEAVRRSLHTIVEEVYALLLSGATASVAVVQGCQMLEDEPRFNAGTGSVLQSDGQIRMSASLMDGKLGRFSGVINVSRVKNPIELAQFLQNSPDRVLSDYGCAELARELQLPSYNALTELRLQEWIQERQDNFKSTMANVVAEPELAETSNSRRGTIGVVALDAYGTLAAGTSTGGKGFERIGRVSDSAMPAGNYATNHAAVSCTGIGEDIMDECLAPRVVVRVTDGMSLKDAMQRSFFEATQNQRDFGAIALDATGAIAWGKTCQVLLAAYHNGEKIDDTLELPDGTEIGCI from the coding sequence ATGAATTTACAGGTGCAACCTAAATTAATTATTCATGGAGGAGCAGGTAGTTCTCTCCAAGGCAAAGGAGGATTGGAGGCGGTGCGGCGATCGCTCCACACAATAGTAGAAGAAGTGTATGCTCTTTTACTGTCAGGTGCAACTGCCTCCGTCGCAGTGGTGCAGGGGTGTCAAATGTTGGAAGATGAACCCCGTTTTAATGCTGGTACTGGTTCGGTGTTGCAATCTGATGGTCAAATCCGTATGAGTGCGTCTCTAATGGATGGCAAATTAGGGCGCTTTAGTGGTGTGATCAATGTCTCGCGCGTCAAAAATCCCATTGAATTGGCACAATTTTTACAAAATTCACCAGACCGCGTGCTGTCAGATTACGGTTGTGCGGAATTGGCGCGAGAATTACAACTTCCCAGCTATAACGCTTTAACAGAGTTGCGGTTGCAAGAGTGGATACAAGAGCGTCAAGATAATTTTAAAAGCACGATGGCTAATGTGGTCGCTGAACCAGAACTAGCAGAAACCAGCAATTCCCGACGCGGTACAATCGGCGTAGTAGCTTTAGATGCTTATGGTACTCTGGCTGCTGGCACTTCCACAGGTGGCAAAGGCTTTGAGCGTATAGGAAGAGTCAGTGATTCTGCTATGCCAGCAGGTAATTATGCTACTAATCATGCAGCAGTTAGCTGCACTGGTATTGGTGAAGATATTATGGATGAGTGCTTAGCACCAAGGGTTGTGGTGCGTGTGACTGATGGTATGTCCCTCAAAGATGCGATGCAACGCTCATTTTTCGAAGCTACCCAGAACCAGCGGGATTTTGGAGCGATCGCCTTAGATGCAACAGGAGCGATCGCTTGGGGTAAAACCTGCCAAGTCCTACTCGCCGCCTATCACAACGGCGAAAAGATTGACGATACCTTAGAACTGCCAGATGGTACAGAAATTGGGTGTATTTAA
- a CDS encoding DUF2256 domain-containing protein, with protein MGRARSKSDLPTKICPVCQRPFTWRKKWQDCWDEVKYCSERCRRRRSDAHNQNNGNTDTK; from the coding sequence ATGGGACGCGCTCGTTCTAAGTCTGACTTGCCTACAAAAATTTGTCCGGTATGTCAACGTCCCTTCACTTGGCGTAAGAAATGGCAAGATTGCTGGGACGAAGTGAAATACTGCTCAGAACGTTGCCGTCGTCGCCGTTCTGATGCTCATAATCAAAACAACGGCAACACAGACACCAAATAA
- a CDS encoding transposase → MLVLEYKAVVKKAQAKAIDEAIRTSQFVRNKVLRYWMDNHGIGKKELYQYNTQLRAEYDFVRNLSSHACQASVENVERAINRFFANCKAKKQGLKGYPKFKKHSRSVEYKQQSWKLHPSKRRITFTDKKGIGELKLLGKWDIHQYPVELIKRVRIVRRADGCYVQFCVKVDNQQDAPITTSEIGIDVGLEYFYSDSNGNHEENPRFLRKAEQEIKASQRNIYKKKKGSSGRILARGIYARKHLKVTRQRDEHAKRLARNLTLANAKVVLEDLNVSGMVRNHKLAKSITDASWYNFRAFLEYFGGKFGREIIAVPPHFTSQECSNCGARVQKSLSTRTHSCNKCGHIEQRDLNAAKVILSRASARVGQIQSNAS, encoded by the coding sequence GTGTTGGTATTGGAATACAAAGCAGTTGTTAAAAAAGCACAAGCTAAAGCTATAGATGAAGCTATCCGCACAAGTCAGTTTGTCAGAAACAAAGTGCTTAGATACTGGATGGATAATCACGGTATTGGCAAAAAAGAATTGTACCAGTACAACACTCAATTACGAGCAGAATATGACTTTGTGAGAAACTTAAGCAGTCATGCCTGTCAAGCATCAGTAGAAAATGTTGAACGAGCAATCAACAGATTTTTTGCTAATTGCAAAGCTAAAAAACAAGGGTTGAAGGGCTATCCAAAGTTCAAAAAACATAGTCGTTCTGTTGAATATAAGCAACAGTCTTGGAAGCTGCACCCAAGTAAGCGCCGCATCACTTTTACTGATAAAAAAGGTATTGGCGAACTCAAGCTATTAGGTAAATGGGATATTCATCAATACCCTGTTGAGCTAATTAAACGAGTTCGGATTGTTCGTAGAGCCGATGGTTGCTATGTTCAATTTTGCGTCAAAGTGGACAACCAACAAGATGCACCAATAACCACATCAGAAATTGGTATTGATGTGGGATTGGAATATTTCTACTCTGATAGTAACGGTAATCATGAGGAGAACCCGCGTTTTCTACGCAAGGCAGAACAGGAGATTAAAGCTAGCCAACGTAACATTTACAAGAAGAAGAAAGGGTCATCTGGTAGGATATTAGCTCGTGGTATTTATGCCCGTAAGCATTTAAAAGTAACAAGACAAAGGGATGAACATGCGAAGAGACTCGCACGTAACTTAACCCTGGCTAACGCTAAGGTCGTCTTGGAAGATTTGAATGTTTCCGGCATGGTAAGAAACCACAAACTAGCCAAAAGTATAACTGACGCTTCTTGGTACAACTTCCGCGCCTTCCTCGAATACTTTGGAGGGAAGTTTGGCAGAGAAATTATTGCAGTCCCTCCCCACTTCACAAGCCAGGAATGCAGTAATTGTGGCGCTAGAGTCCAGAAATCTTTAAGCACTCGGACACATTCTTGCAACAAGTGCGGACACATTGAGCAACGTGATCTAAATGCTGCCAAAGTAATTTTAAGTCGTGCAAGCGCTAGGGTCGGGCAGATCCAAAGTAACGCCAGTTGA
- a CDS encoding GAF domain-containing protein, with protein MGQSQKTIAAEQQIQALGQVLQSLREEDDVEVLIKTTISYVQQQFDYSLIWIALYDRLKHTLFGKGGIIPDGDTRLLYKRFVLNSGDLLEQVVIEQRPLGIADLQTETRAAEWLEVGKKFNIQGTVFLPIRYKDRCLGVLLLGCDRWGYLLSGEAKARLMMVLGELGAVLYQHEIDLQQKQTKRPDEPLLQLLENLRTLNNLDQRLKAVVETTHQFISPNRTNIYWFERQGRYFWCRMSNQLVNMGRDSSNQQPAAGITVQELSEFYYALAVNQIVWIGDARSSLKSHFTGKLLQRLRVRSLLAAPIMWQNDLLGFLAVEGNEPRIWTEADKNFVLGAAGLISLVAPTDSMESTIQQIQDDSHLTSQVAQAIYSQQNLQETLQNCATKVLARLAATRFLLLQYHPEQNNYQVVYQSQPQNRRPLTFVFNALKEMDVQLLKSAKTAVEVENLNEDLRFLNWRPPLLENGVRSLLVCNCTQNHAPTTLLLLAHENYRTWTSLEKELLWIVSQQIGVILRQWQLHTETQYQHKFLSSIQQCLRILEPAESEKIAPKHLERTVLEQIAYILDCPLTLLLSWSAGEDNAEIIPGVIADSKFGLSGNTSVAIQSEALIQWALAHDNYLSMNVDDLPPETRKWLNGSGIGQILVMPLRTAADYQPTGVVVIADRRERQWSQQSLNITETLVTQLAWSRRHQQIIQLLESTTQELQQLNWYKHRRLQEIQRTTTLVLSQINDLGIPTNELTQTRYQLLLRQLDHTTASMSGLVKLEQWHLHMSWETMPVASFLKRSLERVETLFKQHKLWVGVHGLGQSIGEQDTANSGSLVKGIQTSDYPSSMVIAGDIVKFELVLHELLLAACERSQNGSRIDIWCRRSDERLLELSITDNGIIEPQLLAALNNNTPKDVLAPYYLNQPPGLHLLICQNLMQQWGGELHFYQLPDNRVVSRLLLPLAGNNL; from the coding sequence ATGGGGCAGTCACAAAAAACTATAGCCGCCGAACAGCAAATCCAGGCCTTGGGACAAGTCCTGCAAAGCCTCAGAGAAGAGGATGATGTTGAAGTTCTAATTAAAACTACTATTTCTTATGTTCAACAGCAGTTTGACTACAGCCTGATTTGGATTGCGCTTTACGATCGCCTAAAGCACACATTGTTTGGCAAAGGAGGTATCATTCCCGATGGTGACACTAGATTGTTATACAAACGGTTTGTCCTCAATTCTGGTGATCTCTTAGAGCAAGTAGTGATCGAACAGCGTCCTTTGGGTATAGCCGATTTGCAAACCGAAACCCGTGCAGCAGAATGGCTAGAAGTTGGCAAAAAATTTAATATCCAGGGAACAGTTTTTTTACCAATTCGCTACAAAGACCGCTGTTTAGGCGTGCTATTACTGGGTTGCGATCGCTGGGGTTACTTACTCTCAGGGGAAGCAAAAGCACGTCTGATGATGGTTCTGGGCGAACTAGGGGCCGTACTTTATCAACATGAAATAGATCTACAGCAAAAGCAAACCAAGCGTCCTGATGAACCATTATTACAGTTACTAGAAAATTTACGTACCTTAAATAATCTTGACCAAAGGCTGAAAGCAGTAGTAGAGACAACACATCAATTTATCTCCCCCAACCGGACAAATATTTATTGGTTTGAACGCCAAGGGCGTTACTTTTGGTGTCGGATGAGCAACCAACTGGTCAATATGGGTCGTGATTCTAGCAATCAGCAACCCGCAGCTGGGATAACAGTGCAGGAATTGAGTGAATTTTATTATGCTTTAGCAGTCAATCAAATTGTTTGGATTGGTGATGCACGTAGTTCACTTAAAAGCCACTTTACAGGAAAATTATTGCAACGCTTGCGGGTGCGATCGCTGTTGGCAGCTCCGATTATGTGGCAGAATGACCTGCTAGGTTTTCTGGCAGTAGAGGGCAATGAACCTCGAATCTGGACGGAAGCAGATAAAAACTTTGTCCTTGGTGCTGCGGGGTTAATTTCTTTGGTTGCTCCTACTGACAGTATGGAAAGCACCATTCAACAAATCCAAGATGATAGCCATCTCACTAGCCAAGTTGCCCAAGCCATCTATAGCCAGCAAAACCTTCAAGAAACTTTACAAAATTGTGCGACAAAAGTGTTGGCTCGACTCGCTGCCACTCGCTTTTTACTATTACAGTACCACCCTGAGCAGAATAACTATCAAGTTGTTTACCAAAGTCAACCCCAGAATCGCCGACCTTTGACATTTGTTTTCAATGCCCTCAAAGAAATGGACGTACAACTGCTGAAGTCTGCAAAAACTGCTGTGGAGGTAGAGAACTTAAACGAAGATTTGCGGTTTTTGAATTGGCGTCCACCTTTACTAGAAAATGGTGTGCGATCGCTGCTAGTTTGCAACTGCACTCAAAATCATGCACCAACAACCCTTTTACTCCTTGCTCACGAAAACTATCGCACTTGGACAAGTTTAGAAAAGGAACTGCTGTGGATTGTCAGTCAACAAATTGGTGTAATTCTTCGTCAATGGCAACTGCACACTGAGACTCAGTATCAGCACAAATTTTTGTCCAGTATTCAGCAATGTCTACGTATCCTGGAACCTGCCGAAAGTGAAAAAATCGCTCCAAAGCATTTAGAACGCACAGTATTAGAACAAATAGCATATATTCTTGATTGTCCCCTGACATTACTGCTATCTTGGTCAGCTGGTGAAGATAATGCAGAAATTATACCAGGGGTAATAGCAGATAGTAAGTTTGGCCTGAGCGGCAATACATCAGTTGCCATCCAATCTGAGGCTTTGATCCAGTGGGCGCTTGCTCACGACAATTATCTCAGTATGAATGTGGACGATTTACCCCCAGAAACTAGAAAATGGTTAAATGGTTCCGGCATCGGTCAAATTTTGGTGATGCCTTTACGTACTGCTGCTGATTATCAACCCACTGGGGTAGTGGTAATAGCAGACCGTCGAGAACGTCAATGGTCACAACAAAGCCTCAATATCACAGAAACTCTTGTGACTCAATTAGCTTGGTCGCGTCGTCACCAGCAAATTATCCAACTTTTAGAGTCCACAACTCAAGAATTACAACAGCTCAATTGGTATAAACACCGTCGTCTACAAGAAATCCAGAGAACAACAACCTTAGTACTGAGTCAAATAAATGATTTGGGTATTCCTACTAATGAATTAACTCAGACACGCTACCAGTTATTGCTGCGGCAGTTAGACCACACAACAGCCTCCATGAGTGGACTAGTGAAACTTGAGCAGTGGCATTTGCATATGAGCTGGGAAACCATGCCCGTAGCTAGTTTTTTGAAGCGATCGCTCGAACGAGTGGAAACTTTATTTAAGCAACACAAGCTGTGGGTAGGTGTGCATGGTTTAGGACAATCCATTGGGGAACAGGATACAGCAAACAGTGGTTCATTAGTTAAAGGAATTCAAACCTCAGATTATCCATCCTCAATGGTGATCGCTGGCGATATTGTCAAATTTGAATTAGTTCTTCATGAATTATTGCTTGCAGCCTGTGAGCGTTCTCAAAACGGTAGCAGGATTGATATCTGGTGTCGCCGTTCAGATGAACGATTGTTAGAACTGTCGATCACAGATAACGGCATCATTGAACCACAGCTACTGGCAGCGCTAAATAACAATACACCCAAAGATGTGCTTGCTCCTTACTACCTCAACCAGCCACCAGGTTTACATCTGCTAATCTGCCAAAATCTCATGCAGCAATGGGGGGGAGAATTACATTTTTATCAGTTACCAGATAATCGTGTAGTCAGTCGTTTGCTGTTACCGCTAGCTGGTAACAATCTTTAG
- a CDS encoding quinone-dependent dihydroorotate dehydrogenase, whose product MDIYQFAIRPFLFNLVKTDPEWLHQETIRSLSWLSQTSGRPPASWLNRSLQHSLCLCDPRLEQTLFGLHFPNPVGLAAGFDKDGVAAGIWSSFGFGFAELGTVTFVAQPGNPRPRLFRLPLDQAALNRMGFNNSGAAAMAARLALALQELAWTIPIGINLGKSKITPLEAAATDYLNSFRLLKELGDYFVVNVSSPNTPGLRSLQDASMLSAILDLLQKENNAQKPIFVKIAPDLAWEAIADIIAIAKTYQLAGIIATNTTISRDRLKTQLIGQTGKSPQEEAGGISGTPLRDRSTEVIRFIWQQTQGQIPIIGVGGIFSPEDAWEKITAGASLIQIYTGWIYEGPMMVRRILAGLLSKLEQNRLNSITEAVGLESKIKV is encoded by the coding sequence ATGGATATTTATCAATTCGCAATTCGTCCGTTTTTGTTCAATCTGGTAAAAACAGATCCAGAGTGGTTACATCAAGAGACGATTCGTAGCCTCAGCTGGCTATCGCAAACCAGTGGTCGTCCTCCTGCTAGCTGGCTCAACCGTAGCCTACAGCATTCTTTATGTTTGTGCGATCCACGTTTAGAGCAAACTCTATTTGGATTGCACTTTCCCAACCCCGTAGGCTTGGCAGCTGGGTTTGATAAGGATGGAGTTGCTGCTGGTATTTGGTCGAGTTTTGGTTTTGGCTTCGCAGAATTAGGTACTGTGACGTTTGTAGCACAACCAGGAAATCCTCGTCCACGCTTGTTTCGCTTACCTTTGGATCAAGCTGCACTTAACCGCATGGGTTTTAATAATAGCGGTGCGGCAGCTATGGCAGCACGGTTGGCACTGGCGTTGCAGGAGTTAGCTTGGACAATACCCATAGGTATTAATTTGGGTAAATCCAAGATTACGCCCTTAGAAGCAGCAGCAACAGATTATCTCAATAGTTTTCGCTTACTTAAGGAGTTGGGCGACTATTTTGTAGTTAATGTTTCTTCCCCCAATACTCCAGGGTTGCGATCGCTCCAAGATGCTTCCATGCTCAGTGCCATCTTGGATTTATTACAAAAGGAAAACAATGCACAAAAACCGATTTTTGTCAAGATAGCACCTGATTTGGCATGGGAAGCGATCGCGGACATTATTGCTATAGCCAAAACCTACCAATTGGCGGGAATTATCGCTACTAACACCACCATTAGCCGCGATCGCCTGAAAACTCAACTAATTGGGCAAACTGGCAAATCACCTCAAGAAGAAGCCGGCGGAATCAGCGGTACGCCATTACGCGATCGTTCTACTGAGGTAATTCGTTTTATTTGGCAGCAAACCCAAGGACAAATACCGATTATTGGGGTTGGTGGCATTTTTTCTCCCGAAGACGCTTGGGAAAAAATTACTGCTGGTGCTAGTTTGATCCAGATTTATACAGGCTGGATTTATGAAGGGCCGATGATGGTACGTCGAATTCTGGCTGGTTTGCTTTCTAAGTTAGAACAGAATCGATTAAATTCCATCACTGAAGCCGTAGGTTTGGAATCAAAAATTAAAGTTTAA